Below is a window of Vigna radiata var. radiata cultivar VC1973A unplaced genomic scaffold, Vradiata_ver6 scaffold_51, whole genome shotgun sequence DNA.
AGTCTGATGAAGAAACCACATGGATGTAAAGCTGATTGCTAGACCCAAAATTCCACTAAAGGTCATCACCAACCAAAAGCTAGGCAATCTCAGAAGTGGCCTgtcaattcaaatatataattttatataatattagaaaaagaacGACACAGAGAGTATCTTTTTACTTCTGTTGTCAGACATAAACTAAACAATTTATGACATAAAAACACCCTTTTGCAATTCCAGATCTGTGTTTCTATGTATAGCAAAAaggaaaatttagaaattacGTTTTAAACTGAGATCAATAACCTTCTAACAGGAAATGAAGCGTGTCATGCACATAATATTgagaaaaatcacaaaagtaAATAACTCACGTTCTTAAGAGATAATCCACCTCATTGAAAACAACAATCAGGAAAAATCCCAAAGGCAAAGAAAGGGTGTTGTTCAACAAGACCATTGAAAACTCATTTAAATTTCCGGATTTCGTAACTTGCTTTGCTGTATCCATGACCCTACGGAGAGTCAGCTGCaccaataaaatcaaaacaactGATAAGCAAACTTGACtaagataaatttaattcagTGCTACCTATGATGCTACATACACACTTTCCATGATAGTAATTGCCCTTTTAAACCAAAAACCAAATTAAACCTACTCCATGTATATGTAGAAGTAATTAAGTACTATGATTCAAGAAACCCCACAAAAGCAACCAACAGGTCAAAATGAAAAGTATTGAGTCAATTCTCTCACCCGGAATAGGTGATGAGTAATTTGTCTTCATGTTGGAAAGTCTGATGGGataaactactcaattcaattcATCTGTGATGAACTATatcaattcatatatattttttcttttaattttacttttgcttTATACCAAGTCTAAGCCAGTCCTTAGCACAGAGAGAAATGGAGATAAGATTATGGCATATGTTTAGATCATTTTTGGAATTTTCGGTTTTTTTCTAGAGAAGACACCAAGGAGATTTGGAACATAAGTTATGAGCAAACCCCAATAAGGAATCATGACACCACCTTCAACCCAAGAATGGTAAGGTAATAAATAGACTTGTGAGTCTTTTTTCCTTATAGGTTGCttattttgcatatttttaCCTCATGTGGGACTTTAACTCACTTGACTCCAATAAACTATCTCTCAAATGTGAGTCCCTTTCATTATTAGTTATACTTCTCCCTCGTGCGAAAACATTCTTCACCCATTCCACATCGGTACCATCTAAGCCAATCaccaaaaattaataactttgaTACCACTTTGTTGAGTTTTTTCAACAGGAGACGTCAAGGAGATTTGGAACATATAAGTTATGAGCAAACCCTTATAAGGAAGTACAATACCACCTTCaatccaaaaccttaaaacaTAAGTTTATGggttttttcttctcatttgttgctcttcttgcatatttttatccaatgtCGGACTTCAACTTGCACTTGACTTCAatagaaacaaccaaaaatatGAAATGGGACTGAAAGAGAGTCATAAGAACATTGTAATGAAATAGAAACATGATATCTTAATACAAAGAATAGGAAAACCTCCTTCAGTTACAACACTGCACTGCAGAACTTTGAGGGTTTGCACCTCCTAATGCCCAAAGTCCCCAAATCTCTCATAAATTATCTCAGTTCCTCTCCTCTCTTCTATTCTACACAAGTGCCCTTCACTGATTGTAACTAAATAAACTAACTAATAGGTTATCTAACACAGTGATCATAACCAAAGAATGATAGACTTTAGCAAGACAGACATGATTGAATTTATGCACATACAATGATATTAGATTAATATCTAGCTCTCAAGTCAAAGACTAAAagttatagttttaaatttacatCTTCCAGTATTCAGTTGTActttcatttaaaacattttcagGAAGTAATGGAAAGGTAACCAAAGtggaaacaaaaaatgaaacttATTGTACCAATGAAGTTTAGAATCACAAAACATAATACTCACAGAATATGATGCCGTTAAGAAGCAGTTTAGTGTCTGCCAAGCATAGCCAATTGCATTAAAAGAGAGATCAGTAATTCCTCCAGTTATTGCTGAAATGATCTGCAAGAGAAAAGGACATTCTTTTAGGCTGTTTTATATCTAAAACTTGTTATGCTAGTTATGGATCCAAATAATGCATAGTTTCAAAAGAGTCTAAACAGTAAACAGCTATAGGAGTTCaacgaaataaaagataattatagtAAGTATGAAATCAAAACAGACAAGCCACACAGTAACAAATGCATTATTGGTAGGAAGATAGACCCCTGCAAAGTAATCCCCACATAAGTTGTGACAGTTGACCAACTACTTTCCAGAATATGACATGGAACTTTGGAGAGCCTGGCTACCTTATGAATATGTTGTCATTTGGTTATAATTAGACAAGTAACATCTTCCCCCATAGTGACTAACTCcttgaataaatataataaaacaataaaatatgttgGTAAGAGTAGTAGTGATTGTAGGAGATGCACGCAAAATAAAGGGATTGCAAGATTCATATGTAAAGGTACAATATGTGAATTCGTTATTCTACATCACAGTCAGGGCCTTCAACGGTCAAAATAAAGAGATTGCAAGATTCACAAGTCAAGCTCGTCAACATACCATTAGAAATAGAGCTGCCCAGACTTTGCCATCGTGGTGCTTCTTGAACAAGTACATTTCACCAAGGGCAGTTATGACATTAGTAACATTTTTCAGGACTGTCACCATGGCTACATTAATGTATCTCAAACTGCACGTTATATACAAAGGGATAATTAAAAGCCAACAGCAAACAAGAGTGAGTGACAAACTGCTCAATTATACTTTCAGTTTAGATATTGACACTGGTACAGATGATAAATGTTAAGATCACATGTTTAACGATATAAAGTTAGAACAAGTTTAGAACTCCATGCTCCTCAAATATGAATATTTCTTCCGAGAATTTATGAACAATGTTTCCATTTCATGATTACTCATAAACAGGATCCATCAATACATTCtgcaaagttattttttaacacCTAGCATtggacagatttaaaaaaaggCTTACACAACACATAAAAATGAATGGTAAAAAACTAGTAACAAAGCATCAATGACAAGCATCCCCTTATGTAAAACACTCGATATAACATAATCTAACGAAAGCCAGAACCAAAACATTATAAGAGCCACCATGTTGAAGACAGCATACCTAAACATACTTGTGACGAGCATTCCGACAAATATAACATTCACAGGCAACCAGACCTTAATCAATCTCCATGTCAGCGGCTCGGTTGAAACTAAACCCATAATACTCAACACAGAAACAATAACAACTGAAATCAAATTCTGCATCCACACAAAATTTGTCAGAACCAATCCAGCTCAAGCAACCTCCAcatcattatcctaaaaaacAAAGGGGCAAGGGGAAAACGATTCCAAGGACACAAAAACAAATACCTGGTACAACATCAAGGATATCCCGGCATTGAAATCATAGCTGGAAAGTACAAACTTGTTAACCAATATCATGCCACAGGAGGAAAAACAATATGCAAGTCCAGACAATAAGGCCTGATTGTGGACTTTTACTACCCTCGCAGTTCTTGGAGTTCTTTCTTTG
It encodes the following:
- the LOC106780725 gene encoding GDP-mannose transporter GONST1; this encodes MKMMPSSPNEEQFDVENSKLDKDKERTPRTARVVKVHNQALLSGLAYCFSSCGMILVNKFVLSSYDFNAGISLMLYQNLISVVIVSVLSIMGLVSTEPLTWRLIKVWLPVNVIFVGMLVTSMFSLRYINVAMVTVLKNVTNVITALGEMYLFKKHHDGKVWAALFLMIISAITGGITDLSFNAIGYAWQTLNCFLTASYSLTLRRVMDTAKQVTKSGNLNEFSMVLLNNTLSLPLGFFLIVVFNEVDYLLRTPLLRLPSFWLVMTFSGILGLAISFTSMWFLHQTGATTYSLVGSLNKIPLSVAGILLFKVPTSLENSASIFFGLLAGVFFARAKIRERSQS